Within Actinosynnema pretiosum, the genomic segment CTGCTGGTGGTCGGACTGGCGCTGGCGCTGCGGTCGCGCCCGAGGGCGGTGGCGCTGGCCGAGCGGATCGGCGTGGAGGACCTGCTGATCGTGGTGCTGGGCGCGCTGTTCCTGATCGCCTGGTACACCGACACGATCGGGTTGTACGCGGTGTTCGGGGCGTTCAGCCTCGGCGTGGTGTTCCCGCGCTCGGAGCGGCTGGACCGGGCCGTGGAGTCGCTGCGGCCGGTGGGCGCGCTGTTCCTGCCGCTGTTCTTCACCTACTCGGGGCTGAACACGGACTTCGCGCTGCTGGGCAGCGCCGAGACGCTGGCGTTCACGGCGGTGTGCGTGCTGCTGGCGGTGGCGGGCAAGTTCGGGGCGTGCTGGATGGCCGCGCGGCTGGTGGGCGAGCCGCAGCCGGTGGCGCTGCGGGTCGGGGCGCTGATGAACGCGCGCGGGCTGATGCAGCTGATCGCGATCAACGTGGGGCTGGCTGCGGGCATCGTGACGCCCGCGCTGTTCAGCGCGCTGGTCGTGGTGGCGCTGGTGACGACGATCATGGCCACGCCGCTGCTGTCGCTGTTCGACCGGCGGGACCGGGCGCGCGGCACGGTCGTGTCGGACGAGGTGACGGGGGTGTCGGCGCGCGGGTGAGCCTGACGTGAGCGCGCCCCCGGACCGGCGAGGCCGTCGGTCCGGGGGCGCTGGCGGGTGGGACGTCAGCACCCCACCTCGGGGATGTCAGGAAAATATGCGCACATCGACCCCTGATTTCCGCATTTGCTCCGGCCTTCTCGAGTTCTGTCGAAAAGCGTTTCTTCTTCGCGCGGAACGGGATCACTCTGAGCAGCGCGGGCAGGAATGGGGGCCCACAGCGTGGCCCCGGCCGGTCCAGCCCACCGCGCGGGCCAGTGGCCAGAGGTCGCGCCAGGTGGGCACGCGGTGCTCCGGGGTGAAGGTCCTGCCGCAGTTGTCGCAGATCAGGGTGATCGGGTTCGGTGCGCTGGCGGTGGGGATCGCGGTCACGGTGGCGGACATCTGCCTTCTTCACGGGGAACGGGCACCGGCCGCTTCCGCCCGGCCGGTGCCCGTGTTGGTGCACCCTGCATCGTTGCCGACGGCTACCGGTGTTCCCACCGGAAACCGCTTCGGGCAACCTTGCGATCACCTTGCGATCCGCTGCGGTACCGGTGTCGCGGGGGCACGCTGGCACGCGGTCGAGGAGGTGCTGTGCCGAAGTTGTCGCTGCGCAGGAGGGTCGCGGTGCTGCTCGGGTCGGGTTCGCTGCTGATCACGAGCACGCTGTCGTTCGCCACCTGGAGCCTCACGTCGGAGTACCTGCTGCGCCAGCGCGAGCAGTCGGCCACCCGCCAGGCCGAGGTGAACGTGAAGCTGGTGGAGGCCGCGCTGGTGACCGGGTCGGCGGGGTTGGAGGAGCTGCTGACCGGGCTCACCACCGGCCCGGACTCGACGGTGCTGGTGCACCGGGGCGACCGGGTGCTGGCCAGCGGCAGGCAGGTGCGGCCGGAGTCGGTGCCGGGCGAGCTGGTCGACCTGGGCAAGCGCGGCACGCCCGCCACGCAGCGGCTGCGCGTCGAGGGGGTGCCGGTGCTGGCCGTGGTGCTGCCGCTGGGTGGGCCCGACGGGGTGTACGTGGAGCTGGCGCCGCTGGTGCAGCTGGACCGGACGTTCCGGTTCCTGAGCGCGCTGCTGGTCGCGGGCGCGCTGGCGGGTGGGGCGCTGGGCACCGCGTTGGGCTTCTGGGCGAGCGGGAAGGCGCTGAGGCCGCTGTCGGAGCTGACCAGGGCGGCGGCGCGGGTGGCGCGCGGGGACCTGGCGGCGCGGGTGCCGCAGCAGAACGACCCGGACCTGGACCAGCTGGCCACCTCGTTCAACTCCACCGCGGACGCGCTGGAGCGGCGGGTGCTGCGCGACGCGCGGTTCGCGGGCGACGTCAGCCACGAGCTGCGCTCCCCGCTGACCACCATGGTCAACGCGGCGGCGGTGCTGCGGCGGCGGGGCGCCGAGCTGGACGGCACGGCGGGCAAGGCGCTGGCCCTGCTCACGTCCGAGGTGGACCGCTTCGCCCGGATGGTCGTGGACCTGCTGGAGATCTCCCGCTCCGCCGAGCACGAGCTGACCGACCCGGACCCGATCGACGTGGCCGAACTCCTCCGCAACGTCCTGACCGCCCGCCGCTCGACCGTGCCGCTGGACGCGGTGGACGAGGCCGTGCTGGTCCTGGGCGACCACCGGATGCTCGACCGGGTGGTGAGCAACCTGCTGGACAACGCCGAGCGCCACGCGGGCGGCGCGGTCCGGGTGGGCCTGCTGAGGCGGGGCGACCGGGCGCGCATCGAGGTGGACGACGCGGGCGCGGGCGTGCCGGAGCAGTTGCGGGAGCGGATCTTCGAGCGCTTCGACCGGGGCGCGCGGGCGGGCAGCCGGGGCGGCGGGGGCGGGAGCGGGCTGGGCTTGGCGCTCGTGGCGCAGCACGTGCGGCGGCATGGTGGAGTGGTGCTCGTCGAGGAGCGCCCCGGCGGCGGGGCGCGGTTCGCCGTGGAGATCCCGGAGGTGGGCGCGTGAGACGTGGAGGGACGAGGTCGGGCGGGGCTCGGGCTGCCGGCGCGCACGCCGGAGGCGGGCGGGCGTGGGATGGGCGGGCGCGGGGTGGGCGGCTCGGGGGCGAGCGGCTCGGGGGTAAGAGGCAGGGCGGTGAGCGGCAGGACGGCCCACGGCCCGGCAGCGAACGGCGCGGCGGCCAGCACTGCGGCAGCAAGCGGTGCGATGGCGAGCGACAGGGTGACCAGCGGCAGGAGGGCCAGCGGCAGGAGGGCCAGCAGCAGGACGGCCAGCGGCACAGTGGCCAGCAGCGGGACGGCCAACGGCAGGGCGTCGAGCAGCAGGGGGGCCAGCGGCAAGGTGACCAGCAGCGGGGTGGCCAGCGGCACAGTGGTCAGCGGCGGGATGGCCAGCAGCAGGACGGCCAGCGGCACAGTGGCCAGCAGCGGGACGGCCAACGGCAGGGCGTCGAGCAGCAGGGGGGCCAGCGGCAAGGTGACCAGCAGCGGGGTGGCCAGCGGCACAGTGGTCAGCGGCGGGATGGCCAGCAGCAGGACGGCCAGCGGCACAGTGGCCAGCAGCGGGACGGCCAGCGGCAGGGCGTCGAGCAGCAGGGGGGCCAGCGGCAAGGTGACCAGCAGCGGGGTGGCCAGCAGCGGGGTGGCGGCGCGGTCCAGGGTGGACGGCGCGGACGTGGTGGTCGTGGTGGGCGGGGTCAGGTCGGGATGGGCGAGGTTCGGCTCGGCGGCGTGCTCGGCCTGGTGCTGCTGCTGTGCTCGGCCTGCGGGGTGACGGTGCAGAACAAGCCGCAACCACTGGTCACCTCTCCCCCGACCACGCCGACCACCACCCAGGTGACCACGATCCCGACGACAGGGGAGGTCACCGACACGGCGCCCGCGCCGACCACCGAGGAGCCACCGACCACCACCACGACGTCCACGAGCGACTCGGCGACGGTGGGCGAAACCACCACGCCCACCGGCACGACGCCCCCCGCGAACTGACCCCGACCCCGCACCGCCCCTGCCCAGCACACCGCCACTCGCCCGCCGGGCCACCACGCCTACCGCGCCGCGCACCACCTACCGAGGCGCCCCCACCCACCGAAGCGCCTCGCCCACCGCGCCGCCCCACCTTCTGAGCCGCGCCGCTCCGCCTTCTGAGCCGCGCCGCCCCACCTACCGAGGCACCCCACCAGCGGTCAGAGCCCGTGGCAGGGGCAGCAGCGCCCGTGGCAGGGTCTCAGCCTGCGTCCGTAGCAGGGTCATCCCGTGTTCGGAGTGGGATCAGTGCTCGTTCGGAGCGGGGTCTCAATCCGCGTTCGGGGTGGTCGTCAGTTCTGCGGCGTAGCCGCGCAGGGCGCGCTGGTAGCGCTGGAGGTCGGGGCTGTCGACGCGGTCCACCGCCAAGGTGAGCAGGAGTGCCACGGCCTCGGGGGCGCGGCCCGCGCTGGTCAGGGCCAGTGCGAGGAACGCACGGACCGAGTCGTGGCCGGGGAACTCGCGGTCGGCGCGCTCCAGCGCGGCGATGGCCTCGTCGTGCCTGCCCAGGTTGCGCAGGGTGCTGCCGTACTGGATCAGGCCCTGCCGCAGCCGGTCGCCGTCCAGGCCCGCCGCGAAAGCGCGCTCGTACGCCGGGGCCGCCTCGGCCTCGTGACCGGCGTAGTCGAGCGAGCCCGCGTACTCGAACAGCGCCACCACGTCGTCCGGGTGCTCGGCCAGCAGCGCGCGGAAGTGCTCGACGGTCGGCTCCGGGTCGTTCGGGTCCGCGCTCGCCCAGCCCCGCTCCACGGCCTCGTCCACGGTGGTCATGCCCAGCGCCCCCTCGGTGATCGTCCGCGCGCCCCGGTGGCGCACGGACGATCAACGCATACACCGCCGCGTCCGTCCAAGCGATGTGGCGGGGTCACCGGACGGCGGCCAGGCGGCGACACCCGGCAGCGCGACACCCGGCAGCGCGGCGACCAAGCAGGGGTAACGCCTGGCAGCGGGGCGACCTGGCAGCGGTAACGGCCTGGCGGCGGGGTGAGGCGGGTCTGGCGGCACCGCTTCTTGTGGGTCTCAGCTTCTTGTGGGTCTCAGCGGCGGCTCCTCTTCCCG encodes:
- a CDS encoding cation:proton antiporter, yielding MTPTQLAPAFFLAVVVVLVVCRVVGWLLRLVGQPPVVGEMVAGVVLGPSVFGALLPGASAELFPAELRPVLYVVGQIGLVAFMFRAGWEFRVDRLGAVARSAGLVSLAGVLVPLLLGAGLTWATAGNPALFSSGTPVLVSVLFVGVTLSITAFPMLARIITERGLTDSRFGTLAMGAGAIDDAVAWVLLAGVLSIAAGSAGPVALAVGGSGLLVVGLALALRSRPRAVALAERIGVEDLLIVVLGALFLIAWYTDTIGLYAVFGAFSLGVVFPRSERLDRAVESLRPVGALFLPLFFTYSGLNTDFALLGSAETLAFTAVCVLLAVAGKFGACWMAARLVGEPQPVALRVGALMNARGLMQLIAINVGLAAGIVTPALFSALVVVALVTTIMATPLLSLFDRRDRARGTVVSDEVTGVSARG
- a CDS encoding HAMP domain-containing sensor histidine kinase produces the protein MPKLSLRRRVAVLLGSGSLLITSTLSFATWSLTSEYLLRQREQSATRQAEVNVKLVEAALVTGSAGLEELLTGLTTGPDSTVLVHRGDRVLASGRQVRPESVPGELVDLGKRGTPATQRLRVEGVPVLAVVLPLGGPDGVYVELAPLVQLDRTFRFLSALLVAGALAGGALGTALGFWASGKALRPLSELTRAAARVARGDLAARVPQQNDPDLDQLATSFNSTADALERRVLRDARFAGDVSHELRSPLTTMVNAAAVLRRRGAELDGTAGKALALLTSEVDRFARMVVDLLEISRSAEHELTDPDPIDVAELLRNVLTARRSTVPLDAVDEAVLVLGDHRMLDRVVSNLLDNAERHAGGAVRVGLLRRGDRARIEVDDAGAGVPEQLRERIFERFDRGARAGSRGGGGGSGLGLALVAQHVRRHGGVVLVEERPGGGARFAVEIPEVGA
- a CDS encoding tetratricopeptide repeat protein — translated: MRHRGARTITEGALGMTTVDEAVERGWASADPNDPEPTVEHFRALLAEHPDDVVALFEYAGSLDYAGHEAEAAPAYERAFAAGLDGDRLRQGLIQYGSTLRNLGRHDEAIAALERADREFPGHDSVRAFLALALTSAGRAPEAVALLLTLAVDRVDSPDLQRYQRALRGYAAELTTTPNAD